One part of the Vicia villosa cultivar HV-30 ecotype Madison, WI linkage group LG6, Vvil1.0, whole genome shotgun sequence genome encodes these proteins:
- the LOC131612603 gene encoding F-box/FBD/LRR-repeat protein At1g13570-like isoform X1, producing MTLLNKKANQNDRISDLPSNVIDEILGNLRIRDQVRTSILSRKWRYMWTSVPHLCFDNDFFRRHMHGDDPYPLVYKIITHVLMLHNGPIHKFSIAIWRDYGFEISIEKLIMWIPFMSNNIKHLELLTYCAREDENQMPDILFSCKELTYFKLSSFNLYIPHNFYGFKKLLELHLDCIEIESSALESFMSACPFLEKLYLDCCSGCDNLVISSPSLKVLVLELVDTESVCLKKAVNLIDFTLTACRSRVSIKSLPKIKRFSLDGWDQHEDIVPATLLTSSFSSLEYLKLGGLKLNERGELLHIVSILKSAPSLVKLNIKIFTEVNTTQMMEHSKELECCSCFPKLQTVNVIIFVGAYPWQHTLCLIKFILANSASLKTLTFYFCSHDKLDAPMLLKVSQDFLRMERASPRAQVNFLRTTFGQKHLNI from the exons ATGACTTTGCTGAACAAGAAGGCCAATCAAAATGATCGAATCAGCGACTTACCAAGTAATGTCATTGATGAAATCCTAGGAAACTTGAGAATCCGAGACCAAGTTAGAACTAGCATTTTGTCAAGAAAGTGGAGGTATATGTGGACTTCAGTCCCACATCTTTGTTTTGACAACGACTTTTTTAGAAGGCATATGCATGGTGATGACCCTTATCCTCTAGTTTATAAAATCATCACGCATGTTCTTATGCTCCACAATGGGCCTATACACAAGTTTTCTATTGCTATATGGAGAGACTACGGATTCGAGATCTCAATAGAAAAACTCATTATGTGGATCCCCTTTATGTCAAACAACATTAAACATCTTGAGCTTTTGACCTACTGTGCTCGTGAAGATGAAAATCAAATGCCGGATATTCTCTTCTCTTGTAAGGAATTGACTTACTTCAAATTAAGCTCATTTAACTTGTACATTCCACATAATTTCTACGGCTTTAAAAAATTGCTTGAACTTCACTTGGATTGTATTGAAATAGAGTCAAGTGCACTTGAGAGTTTTATGTCTGCTTGTCCGTTTCTTGAAAAGCTCTACCTTGATTGCTGTTCTGGTTGTGATAATCTTGTTATATCTTCTCCTTCTCTCAAAGTCTTGGTGCTGGAATTGGTTGATACAGAGTCAGTTTGTCTCAAGAAAGCAGTTAATCTGATTGATTTTACACTCACGGCATGTCGGAGCAGAGTTTCCAtcaaaagtttgccaaaaattaAGAGGTTTTCTCTGGACGGATGGGATCAG CATGAAGACATCGTTCCTGCCACGCTGTTAACAAGCTCATTCAGCTCTTTAGAGTATCTAAAATTGGGTGGCTTAAAATTGAATGAAAGAGGAGAACTTTTGCATATTGTTAGTATACTCAAAAGTGCTCCTAGCTTGGTAAAACTTAATATAAAG ATTTTCACTGAAGTTAATACCACACAAATGATGGAACATTCAAAGGAGTTAGAATGCTGTAGTTGTTTCCCTAAACTTCAGACAGTGAATGTTATTATCTTTGTTGGAGCTTACCCTTGGCAGCATACATTGTGTTTAATAAAGTTCATACTGGCAAATTCTGCTTCGTTAAAGACTCTTACGTTTTATTTTTGTAGTCATGATAAATTAGATGCACCTATGTTGTTAAAAGTTTCACAAGACTTTTTACGGATGGAACGAGCATCACCAAGAGCACAGGTTAACTTCCTTCGGACTACTTTTGGACAAAAACATCTTAATATCTAG
- the LOC131612603 gene encoding F-box/FBD/LRR-repeat protein At1g13570-like isoform X2: MTLLNKKANQNDRISDLPSNVIDEILGNLRIRDQVRTSILSRKWRYMWTSVPHLCFDNDFFRRHMHGDDPYPLVYKIITHVLMLHNGPIHKFSIAIWRDYGFEISIEKLIMWIPFMSNNIKHLELLTYCAREDENQMPDILFSCKELTYFKLSSFNLYIPHNFYGFKKLLELHLDCIEIESSALESFMSACPFLEKLYLDCCSGCDNLVISSPSLKVLVLELVDTESVCLKKAVNLIDFTLTACRSRVSIKSLPKIKRFSLDGWDQHEDIVPATLLTSSFSSLEYLKLGGLKLNERGELLHIVSILKSAPSLVKLNIKS, from the exons ATGACTTTGCTGAACAAGAAGGCCAATCAAAATGATCGAATCAGCGACTTACCAAGTAATGTCATTGATGAAATCCTAGGAAACTTGAGAATCCGAGACCAAGTTAGAACTAGCATTTTGTCAAGAAAGTGGAGGTATATGTGGACTTCAGTCCCACATCTTTGTTTTGACAACGACTTTTTTAGAAGGCATATGCATGGTGATGACCCTTATCCTCTAGTTTATAAAATCATCACGCATGTTCTTATGCTCCACAATGGGCCTATACACAAGTTTTCTATTGCTATATGGAGAGACTACGGATTCGAGATCTCAATAGAAAAACTCATTATGTGGATCCCCTTTATGTCAAACAACATTAAACATCTTGAGCTTTTGACCTACTGTGCTCGTGAAGATGAAAATCAAATGCCGGATATTCTCTTCTCTTGTAAGGAATTGACTTACTTCAAATTAAGCTCATTTAACTTGTACATTCCACATAATTTCTACGGCTTTAAAAAATTGCTTGAACTTCACTTGGATTGTATTGAAATAGAGTCAAGTGCACTTGAGAGTTTTATGTCTGCTTGTCCGTTTCTTGAAAAGCTCTACCTTGATTGCTGTTCTGGTTGTGATAATCTTGTTATATCTTCTCCTTCTCTCAAAGTCTTGGTGCTGGAATTGGTTGATACAGAGTCAGTTTGTCTCAAGAAAGCAGTTAATCTGATTGATTTTACACTCACGGCATGTCGGAGCAGAGTTTCCAtcaaaagtttgccaaaaattaAGAGGTTTTCTCTGGACGGATGGGATCAG CATGAAGACATCGTTCCTGCCACGCTGTTAACAAGCTCATTCAGCTCTTTAGAGTATCTAAAATTGGGTGGCTTAAAATTGAATGAAAGAGGAGAACTTTTGCATATTGTTAGTATACTCAAAAGTGCTCCTAGCTTGGTAAAACTTAATATAAAG TCATGA